Proteins encoded by one window of Pseudonocardia sp. HH130629-09:
- a CDS encoding phosphoenolpyruvate carboxykinase (GTP): MTAATVPGTDKAPTTNQGVAAWVQEIAELATPDRVVWCDGSDEEWTRLTDQLVEAGTLTRLEKKPNSFYAASDPDDVARVEERTFICTGTERGAGPTNNWADPAEMKRTMTELYRGSMKGRTMYVVPFCMGPTDSDDPKIGIEITDSEYVVISMKIMTRMGAQVVPLLDVAGDRWVKALHSIGAPLAEGQADVPWPCNETKYISHFPETWEIWSYGSGYGGNALLGKKCYALRIASAMAHDEGWLAEHMLILKLISPEEKAYYVAAAFPSACGKTNLAMLQPTIPGWRAETVGDDIAWMRFGEDGRLYAINPEFGFFGVAPGTNWKTNPNAMRTIEEGNALFTNVALTDDGDVWWEGLEGDPQHLTDWKGNDWTPDSGTDAAHPNSRYTVPIAQCPVVAPEWQDPSGVPISAILFGGRRKTTIPLVTEARSWQHGTFMGATMSSEKTAAAAGGLGQVRRDPMAMLPFLGYNVGDYFAHWVNLGKSADAEKLPKIFYVNWFRRGEDGRFLWPGFGENSRVLKWCIQRMEGTAAAVDTPIGFVPTVDQIDLEGVDAERADVEEALAVDVEEWKAEIPLIEEWFAKIGDDNLPTSIRDEFEALKQRLGA; encoded by the coding sequence CGACGGTTCGGACGAGGAGTGGACCCGGCTCACCGACCAGCTGGTCGAGGCGGGGACCCTCACACGCCTGGAGAAGAAACCCAACTCCTTCTACGCAGCCTCCGACCCCGACGACGTCGCGCGGGTCGAGGAGCGGACCTTCATCTGTACCGGCACCGAGCGCGGCGCGGGCCCGACCAACAACTGGGCCGACCCGGCCGAGATGAAGCGGACCATGACCGAGCTGTACCGCGGCTCGATGAAGGGCCGGACGATGTACGTCGTCCCGTTCTGCATGGGGCCGACCGACTCGGACGACCCGAAGATCGGCATCGAGATCACCGACTCCGAGTACGTCGTGATCTCCATGAAGATCATGACCCGGATGGGTGCGCAGGTCGTCCCGCTGCTCGACGTCGCGGGTGACCGCTGGGTCAAGGCGCTGCACTCGATCGGCGCCCCGCTCGCCGAGGGCCAGGCCGACGTGCCGTGGCCGTGCAACGAGACCAAGTACATCAGCCACTTCCCGGAGACCTGGGAGATCTGGAGCTACGGCTCCGGCTACGGCGGCAACGCCCTGCTCGGCAAGAAGTGCTACGCGCTGCGCATCGCCTCGGCGATGGCCCACGACGAGGGCTGGCTCGCCGAGCACATGCTCATCCTCAAGCTCATCAGCCCGGAGGAGAAGGCCTACTACGTCGCGGCGGCCTTCCCGAGCGCCTGCGGCAAGACCAACCTGGCGATGCTGCAGCCGACCATCCCCGGCTGGCGCGCCGAGACCGTCGGTGACGACATCGCCTGGATGCGCTTCGGTGAGGACGGCCGGCTCTACGCCATCAACCCGGAGTTCGGCTTCTTCGGTGTCGCGCCGGGCACCAACTGGAAGACCAACCCCAACGCGATGCGCACCATCGAGGAGGGCAACGCGCTCTTCACCAACGTCGCGCTGACCGACGACGGCGACGTCTGGTGGGAGGGACTGGAGGGCGACCCCCAGCACCTCACCGACTGGAAGGGCAACGACTGGACCCCCGACTCCGGCACCGACGCCGCGCACCCGAACTCGCGTTACACCGTGCCGATCGCGCAGTGCCCGGTCGTCGCGCCGGAGTGGCAGGACCCGAGCGGCGTGCCGATCTCGGCCATCCTGTTCGGTGGCCGCCGCAAGACCACGATCCCGCTGGTCACCGAGGCCCGCAGCTGGCAGCACGGCACCTTCATGGGCGCCACCATGTCCTCGGAAAAGACCGCGGCCGCGGCCGGCGGCCTCGGCCAGGTCCGGCGCGACCCGATGGCGATGCTGCCGTTCCTCGGCTACAACGTCGGCGACTACTTCGCGCACTGGGTGAACCTCGGCAAGAGCGCCGACGCCGAGAAGCTCCCGAAGATCTTCTACGTCAACTGGTTCCGCCGCGGCGAGGACGGCCGCTTCCTGTGGCCCGGCTTCGGTGAGAACAGCCGCGTCCTCAAGTGGTGCATCCAGCGCATGGAGGGCACGGCGGCCGCCGTCGACACCCCCATCGGCTTCGTGCCGACCGTGGACCAGATCGACCTCGAGGGGGTCGACGCCGAGCGCGCCGACGTCGAGGAGGCCCTCGCGGTCGACGTCGAGGAGTGGAAGGCCGAGATCCCGCTGATCGAGGAGTGGTTCGCCAAGATCGGCGACGACAACCTCCCGACGTCGATCCGCGACGAGTTCGAGGCCCTGAAGCAGCGCCTCGGCGCCTGA
- a CDS encoding response regulator, with the protein MIRVVLADDQAVVRAGFRMFLELAGDVEVVGEAASGPEAVALARAHRPDVVCMDVRMPGGNGLVATREITGLDDPVPAVLVVTTFDLDDYVFGALEAGASGFVLKDTHPDDLVDAVRRLTRGDGLIDRTVTRRVIAEFARRRPAPDTAPDGGVAPLTPRETEIVRMLARGLSNAEIAEELVVETSTVKSHLGRAMAKIGTRDRLQTVVWAYRTGVAAPDPD; encoded by the coding sequence GTGATCAGGGTGGTGCTGGCCGACGACCAGGCCGTCGTCCGGGCCGGGTTCCGGATGTTCCTGGAGCTGGCCGGCGACGTCGAGGTCGTCGGAGAGGCCGCGAGCGGGCCGGAGGCCGTGGCGCTGGCGCGCGCGCACCGGCCCGACGTGGTCTGCATGGACGTCCGGATGCCCGGCGGGAACGGGCTCGTCGCGACCCGGGAGATCACCGGCCTCGACGACCCGGTCCCCGCGGTCCTCGTCGTCACCACCTTCGACCTCGACGACTACGTGTTCGGCGCGCTGGAGGCGGGCGCGAGCGGGTTCGTCCTCAAGGACACCCACCCCGACGACCTCGTCGACGCCGTCCGCCGCCTCACCCGTGGCGACGGGCTGATCGACCGGACCGTCACCCGCCGGGTGATCGCCGAGTTCGCGCGGCGCCGCCCCGCACCGGACACCGCGCCCGACGGCGGGGTCGCCCCGCTGACGCCGCGGGAGACCGAGATCGTGCGGATGCTGGCCCGCGGGCTCTCCAACGCCGAGATCGCCGAGGAGCTGGTCGTCGAGACGTCGACGGTGAAGTCGCACCTGGGCCGGGCGATGGCGAAGATCGGCACCCGGGACCGGCTGCAGACCGTCGTGTGGGCCTATCGGACGGGGGTCGCGGCGCCCGATCCCGACTAG
- a CDS encoding peroxidase-related enzyme (This protein belongs to a clade of uncharacterized proteins related to peroxidases such as the alkylhydroperoxidase AhpD.): MAQHEVSRFGHVDLDGLPPDLAERIGAIAERSGFVPNVFRALGRRPRELRAFLDYHDALMDSDDGLSKAERELVVVATSGANDCTYCVVAHGAILRIRYKDPEIADRVATNPYAVELSERERAIVDLALLVARSSESLTEADLDDARAAGLTSDEIWDVGAITALFAMSNRLAHLTALRPNPEFFLMGRIPRS, encoded by the coding sequence ATGGCACAGCACGAGGTGAGCAGGTTCGGGCACGTCGACCTCGACGGGCTCCCGCCGGACCTGGCGGAGCGGATCGGCGCGATCGCCGAGCGCTCCGGGTTCGTCCCCAACGTGTTCCGGGCCCTGGGCCGGCGCCCGCGGGAGCTGCGGGCGTTCCTGGACTACCACGACGCGTTGATGGACTCCGACGACGGACTGTCCAAGGCCGAACGCGAGCTGGTCGTCGTCGCCACCTCGGGGGCCAACGACTGCACCTACTGCGTCGTCGCGCACGGGGCGATCCTCCGGATCCGGTACAAGGACCCGGAGATCGCCGACCGCGTCGCGACCAACCCCTACGCGGTCGAGCTGTCGGAGCGCGAGCGCGCGATCGTCGACCTGGCCCTGCTGGTCGCCCGGAGCTCGGAGTCGCTGACCGAGGCCGATCTCGACGACGCCCGCGCCGCCGGCCTGACCTCCGACGAGATCTGGGACGTCGGCGCGATCACCGCCCTGTTCGCGATGTCGAACCGGCTCGCGCACCTGACCGCGCTGCGCCCCAACCCGGAGTTCTTCCTGATGGGACGCATCCCCCGGAGCTGA
- a CDS encoding YbdD/YjiX family protein: MSRLRAFWTFVRELAGERDYERYLAHRAAHHPGAPVLGEREFWRERTDRQDRVPSARCC, translated from the coding sequence ATGAGCCGGCTCCGGGCGTTCTGGACGTTCGTGCGCGAGCTCGCCGGGGAGCGCGACTACGAGCGGTACCTGGCCCATCGGGCGGCCCACCACCCCGGTGCGCCGGTGCTGGGCGAGCGCGAGTTCTGGCGGGAGCGGACCGACCGCCAGGACCGTGTTCCCTCCGCCCGCTGTTGCTGA
- a CDS encoding sensor histidine kinase has translation MHPHPEPPPRTVVERLDARLTALGLAGPRRRDTALAVLVAAGTLAVVTPVVLAPGPAAELGLAQGTVALALGVVTVQNLLLALRRTAPAVCLALTVGLGLVNVVLMPVGAALRGPATAIAAGTCGSRLPARRAGALVGAAAVVETAVVLTGTAVRPSGDALLGAGGLVVSQVLSAVLVYGGPLLLGVYLRTRRRYAELDRVHTAGVVAAYRERADAAVARERARMARELHDVAAHHLSAMVVQAAVVERLVDRDPDEARRTASRLREQGRRTLHDLRLVVGALREPRAGGAEADTPVPGLAELDGLVEQARELGGPVELVRRGDPGEPSPVADVTCYRVVQEALANAREHAPGAPVRVTVTHADDRVAVEVVNGPARGTPAPSADAPGTRGFGLAGMRERAQLVGGTFSAVRTDDGGWQVRLVVPHDPGPETGGGRA, from the coding sequence ATGCACCCGCACCCCGAACCGCCACCCCGCACGGTCGTGGAACGGCTCGACGCCCGGCTCACCGCGCTGGGCCTGGCCGGACCGCGACGCCGCGACACCGCGCTGGCGGTGCTCGTCGCGGCCGGGACGCTCGCGGTGGTCACCCCGGTGGTGCTGGCACCGGGCCCGGCCGCGGAGCTGGGCCTCGCGCAGGGCACGGTGGCGCTGGCACTCGGGGTGGTGACAGTGCAGAACCTGCTGCTGGCGCTGCGCCGCACCGCCCCCGCGGTCTGTCTGGCGCTGACGGTCGGGCTGGGGCTGGTGAACGTCGTCCTGATGCCGGTGGGTGCGGCGCTGCGCGGCCCGGCGACGGCGATCGCGGCCGGCACCTGCGGGTCGCGGCTCCCGGCGCGCCGGGCCGGGGCCCTGGTCGGCGCCGCGGCGGTCGTCGAGACGGCCGTGGTGCTCACCGGGACCGCGGTACGCCCGTCCGGCGACGCGCTGCTCGGCGCGGGCGGGCTGGTCGTCTCGCAGGTGCTGTCGGCGGTCCTGGTCTACGGCGGCCCGCTGCTGCTGGGTGTGTACCTGCGGACCCGGCGGCGCTACGCCGAGCTGGACCGGGTGCACACCGCCGGTGTCGTCGCGGCGTACCGGGAACGGGCGGACGCCGCCGTCGCCCGGGAGCGGGCCCGGATGGCCCGGGAGCTGCACGACGTCGCCGCGCACCACCTGTCGGCGATGGTGGTGCAGGCCGCGGTGGTCGAGCGGCTGGTGGACCGGGACCCGGACGAGGCGCGGCGGACGGCGTCCCGGCTGCGGGAGCAGGGTCGCCGCACCCTGCACGACCTGCGTCTGGTCGTCGGGGCGCTGCGGGAGCCGAGGGCGGGCGGCGCCGAGGCCGATACCCCGGTGCCCGGCCTCGCCGAGCTCGACGGGCTCGTGGAGCAGGCCCGGGAGCTGGGCGGTCCGGTGGAGCTGGTCCGGCGCGGGGACCCGGGCGAGCCGTCCCCGGTCGCCGACGTCACCTGCTACCGGGTGGTGCAGGAGGCACTGGCCAACGCCCGTGAGCACGCCCCCGGCGCCCCGGTCCGGGTGACGGTGACCCACGCCGACGACCGGGTCGCCGTCGAGGTCGTGAACGGGCCCGCGCGCGGCACCCCGGCGCCCTCCGCCGACGCCCCGGGCACCCGCGGGTTCGGGCTGGCCGGGATGCGCGAGCGCGCGCAGCTGGTCGGCGGGACGTTCTCCGCGGTCCGGACCGACGACGGCGGCTGGCAGGTCCGCCTGGTCGTCCCGCACGACCCCGGCCCGGAGACCGGAGGGGGACGCGCGTGA
- a CDS encoding serine hydrolase domain-containing protein, with product MITARRTGGPPRRSAATVALLVLLVAALVGGWAAPAAPAPAPAPRTAVPTAPLTAADVGAWLDGLVPAALDRSGIAGAAVTVVRDGQVLAARGYGSAGPGRPVDPVRTLFRVGSVSKVATAVAVLQLADRGLVDLDADVRRHLDIDVPMPRGPVTLRNLLSHTAGFEEQIRGLIRTGPGGPSLREFLATDPPEQVSTPGTVPSYSNYGYGLAGHVVERVTGEPFERYVQREVLDRAGMTTATFDQPLPAAVAAAMSDGHTSVDAPPMPFEFVSPAPAGSLSASATDMGRFASALLGAPGSTPLLSPAAWALMQRPALGPDTLGALADGPRMALGVFDESRNGHLVLGHGGDTQWFHSHLQLYPAERIGVFVTTNSIGRGGADTLDLRRAVTEGFTDRYLPGPAGPAPAPDAGTPARAAAIAGTYESARRSESTFMGAMNLLAQMRVAARPDGTLLVSPAPNDVRPAAYAEVRPGLWREVGGQRLLTVRTDADGRVTALGHDAAFTELSVGPLRDATLLGTVLAGSVVVLLGALVARPAGALWRRRYGVVVATRPRADRVAHGLTRAAALAALVALTGWVVSVLTIASLGEVPLPVLRGLQVLQWIGVVGVPVAAAGVVTALRARAGAWSVTGRVMLLLALAGIAVVAVVAGLLLPSLTY from the coding sequence ATGATCACCGCACGCCGGACCGGCGGCCCGCCCCGCCGCAGCGCTGCCACCGTCGCCCTGCTCGTCCTCCTGGTCGCGGCTCTGGTCGGTGGCTGGGCGGCCCCGGCCGCACCGGCCCCCGCCCCGGCTCCGCGGACGGCCGTCCCGACCGCTCCGCTCACCGCCGCCGACGTCGGCGCCTGGCTGGACGGCCTCGTCCCCGCCGCGCTCGACCGGAGTGGGATCGCCGGGGCCGCGGTCACCGTCGTTCGCGACGGGCAGGTGCTCGCCGCCCGCGGCTACGGCTCGGCCGGACCGGGCAGGCCGGTCGACCCCGTCCGGACACTGTTCCGGGTCGGGTCTGTGTCGAAGGTGGCCACCGCGGTCGCCGTGCTGCAGCTCGCCGACCGCGGCCTCGTCGACCTCGACGCCGACGTCCGCCGCCATCTCGACATCGACGTGCCGATGCCCCGCGGCCCGGTGACCCTGCGGAACCTGCTGAGCCACACTGCGGGCTTCGAGGAGCAGATCCGCGGGCTCATCCGCACCGGGCCGGGTGGCCCGTCACTGCGGGAGTTCCTCGCCACCGACCCGCCCGAGCAGGTCAGCACCCCCGGCACCGTGCCGTCGTACTCCAACTACGGCTACGGCCTGGCCGGGCACGTCGTCGAGCGGGTCACCGGCGAGCCCTTCGAGCGGTACGTGCAGCGCGAGGTGCTCGACCGCGCCGGGATGACGACCGCGACCTTCGACCAGCCGCTGCCCGCGGCCGTCGCCGCGGCGATGTCGGACGGCCACACCAGCGTCGACGCCCCGCCGATGCCGTTCGAGTTCGTCAGCCCGGCCCCGGCGGGGTCGCTGAGCGCGTCGGCCACCGACATGGGCCGGTTCGCCTCAGCCCTGCTCGGCGCACCCGGTTCGACCCCGCTGCTCTCCCCCGCCGCGTGGGCACTCATGCAGCGCCCGGCGCTGGGCCCGGACACCCTCGGCGCGCTCGCCGACGGCCCGCGGATGGCACTCGGGGTGTTCGACGAGAGCCGCAACGGCCACCTCGTCCTCGGCCACGGCGGCGACACCCAGTGGTTCCACTCGCACCTGCAGCTGTACCCGGCCGAGCGGATCGGCGTGTTCGTCACGACGAACAGCATCGGTCGCGGCGGCGCGGACACCCTGGATCTGCGGCGCGCGGTGACCGAGGGGTTCACCGACCGCTACCTCCCCGGTCCGGCGGGCCCGGCGCCGGCTCCGGACGCGGGCACCCCGGCCAGGGCCGCCGCGATCGCGGGGACCTACGAGTCGGCCCGGCGGTCGGAGAGCACCTTCATGGGGGCGATGAACCTGCTGGCCCAGATGCGCGTGGCGGCCCGGCCGGACGGCACGCTGCTGGTCTCGCCCGCCCCGAACGACGTCCGCCCCGCCGCCTACGCCGAGGTCCGGCCCGGGCTGTGGCGGGAGGTCGGCGGGCAGCGGCTCCTGACCGTGCGCACCGATGCCGACGGCCGGGTCACCGCACTGGGTCACGACGCGGCGTTCACCGAGCTGTCGGTCGGCCCGCTGCGTGACGCGACGCTGCTCGGCACGGTGCTGGCCGGCTCGGTCGTGGTGCTCCTCGGTGCGCTCGTCGCCCGGCCGGCGGGGGCGCTGTGGCGCCGCCGGTACGGCGTGGTCGTCGCGACCCGGCCGCGGGCCGACCGGGTCGCGCACGGTCTCACCCGGGCCGCGGCGCTCGCGGCGCTCGTCGCGCTCACGGGCTGGGTGGTCTCGGTGCTCACGATCGCGTCGCTGGGCGAGGTGCCGCTCCCGGTGCTGCGCGGGCTCCAGGTGCTCCAGTGGATCGGGGTGGTGGGCGTGCCCGTCGCGGCGGCCGGGGTGGTCACCGCACTGCGCGCCAGGGCCGGCGCGTGGTCGGTGACCGGCCGGGTGATGCTGCTGCTCGCCCTGGCCGGCATCGCGGTGGTGGCGGTCGTGGCGGGCCTGCTGCTGCCGAGCCTCACCTACTGA
- a CDS encoding carbon starvation CstA family protein — protein MVTTERPGEPGTGGTGTTRRRDPRQIAIWVAVAVVGAIAWSIVAFTRGEEISAAWLVFAAVASYAIGYRFYSRFIAHRALRVDDTRATPAERLDDGQDFQPTDRRVLFGHHFAAIAGAGPLVGPVLAAQMGYLPGTIWIIVGVVFAGAVQDMVTLFFSTRRSGRSLGQMAREEIGPVGGTAAIVAVLAIMVILLAVLALVVVQALADSPWGTFSLAMTIPIALFMGFYLRYLRPGKIIEVSVLGVALMLLAIVGGGWVQNSSWGEVFHLTANQLTLALVVYGFAASVLPVWMLLAPRDYLSSFMKVGVVVLLAASILLAWPSLQMDALTRFASDGQGPVAAGSLFPFVFITIACGALSGFHALVASGTTPKLIQKESQIRVIGYGAMLTESFVAIMALAAACILDPGLYFTMNMPATVLGPTVETASAAVAQIGFTISPADLTAAAQAVEEHTLVGRSGGAPTLAVGLSTVFSQVFGGAAMRAFWYHFAIMFEALFILTTVDAGTRVGRFILQDTIGNVVPRFRDTSWRPGAWICSAVIVGAWGYLLYAGVNDPLGGIYQLFPLFGIANQLLAAVALAVCTTLLIRSGRARYAPITLVPLVFDAVVTLTASYQKIFSDNPKLGFWAQRDQYQAALDAGKTSLGTARTVEAMQKVVVNTTVDTVLTALFALLIVIVLADSVRVWVAALRGRPLPGGSEDPYVESRIQAPAGLIPTRSERELARAGGSG, from the coding sequence ATGGTCACGACGGAGCGACCGGGAGAACCGGGGACCGGGGGGACGGGCACGACCCGTCGTCGCGACCCGAGGCAGATCGCGATCTGGGTCGCGGTGGCGGTGGTGGGCGCGATCGCCTGGTCGATCGTCGCGTTCACCCGCGGCGAGGAGATCTCCGCGGCTTGGCTGGTGTTCGCCGCCGTCGCGTCCTACGCGATCGGCTACCGCTTCTACTCCCGCTTCATCGCCCACCGCGCGCTGCGCGTGGACGACACCCGCGCCACACCGGCCGAACGTCTCGACGACGGGCAGGACTTCCAGCCCACCGACCGGCGGGTGCTGTTCGGTCACCACTTCGCGGCCATCGCTGGCGCGGGCCCGCTGGTCGGCCCGGTGCTCGCGGCGCAGATGGGCTACCTGCCGGGCACGATCTGGATCATCGTCGGGGTCGTGTTCGCGGGCGCGGTCCAGGACATGGTCACGCTGTTCTTCTCCACCCGCCGCAGCGGGCGCAGCCTCGGCCAGATGGCCCGCGAGGAGATCGGTCCGGTCGGCGGGACGGCGGCCATCGTCGCCGTCCTCGCCATCATGGTGATCCTGCTGGCGGTGCTGGCGCTGGTCGTCGTCCAGGCCCTGGCCGACTCGCCGTGGGGCACGTTCTCGCTCGCGATGACGATCCCGATCGCCCTGTTCATGGGCTTCTACCTGCGCTACCTGCGCCCGGGGAAGATCATCGAGGTCTCGGTGCTCGGCGTCGCGCTGATGCTGCTGGCGATCGTCGGCGGCGGCTGGGTGCAGAACTCGTCCTGGGGCGAGGTCTTCCACCTGACCGCGAACCAGCTGACCCTCGCGCTGGTGGTCTACGGCTTCGCCGCCTCGGTGCTGCCGGTCTGGATGCTGCTCGCCCCGCGCGACTACCTGTCGTCGTTCATGAAGGTCGGCGTGGTCGTGCTGCTCGCCGCCTCGATCCTGCTGGCCTGGCCGTCGCTGCAGATGGACGCGCTGACCCGGTTCGCCTCCGACGGGCAGGGCCCGGTCGCGGCGGGCTCGCTGTTCCCGTTCGTCTTCATCACCATCGCCTGTGGTGCCCTGTCCGGGTTCCACGCCCTGGTCGCCTCGGGCACGACACCGAAGCTGATCCAGAAGGAGTCCCAGATCCGGGTCATCGGCTACGGCGCGATGCTCACCGAGTCCTTCGTCGCGATCATGGCACTGGCCGCGGCCTGCATCCTCGACCCCGGCCTCTACTTCACGATGAACATGCCCGCGACGGTGCTCGGGCCGACCGTCGAGACCGCCTCCGCCGCGGTGGCGCAGATCGGGTTCACCATCTCCCCGGCCGACCTCACCGCGGCCGCGCAGGCAGTGGAGGAGCACACACTGGTCGGGCGCTCCGGCGGGGCGCCGACCCTGGCCGTCGGGCTGTCGACGGTGTTCTCCCAGGTCTTCGGCGGCGCCGCGATGCGCGCCTTCTGGTACCACTTCGCGATCATGTTCGAGGCGCTGTTCATCCTCACCACGGTGGACGCCGGCACCCGCGTCGGACGCTTCATCCTGCAGGACACGATCGGCAACGTGGTGCCGCGCTTCCGCGACACGAGCTGGCGGCCGGGCGCCTGGATCTGCAGCGCCGTCATCGTCGGGGCCTGGGGCTACCTGCTCTACGCCGGCGTCAACGACCCGCTGGGCGGCATCTACCAGCTCTTCCCGCTGTTCGGCATCGCCAACCAGCTGCTCGCCGCCGTCGCACTGGCCGTCTGCACCACGCTGCTGATCCGCTCCGGCCGTGCCCGCTACGCACCGATCACGCTGGTCCCGCTGGTGTTCGACGCCGTCGTCACCCTGACCGCGAGCTACCAGAAGATCTTCTCCGACAACCCCAAGCTCGGGTTCTGGGCCCAGCGCGACCAGTACCAGGCCGCGCTCGACGCCGGGAAGACGAGCCTGGGCACCGCCAGGACCGTCGAGGCCATGCAGAAGGTGGTGGTGAACACGACCGTCGACACCGTGCTCACCGCCCTGTTCGCGCTGCTCATCGTGATCGTCCTGGCCGACTCGGTCCGGGTGTGGGTCGCCGCGCTGCGCGGACGCCCGCTGCCCGGCGGCTCCGAGGACCCGTACGTCGAGTCCCGGATCCAGGCCCCTGCCGGGCTGATCCCCACTCGCTCCGAACGCGAGCTCGCCAGGGCCGGGGGCTCCGGATGA